Below is a genomic region from Castanea sativa cultivar Marrone di Chiusa Pesio chromosome 2, ASM4071231v1.
AAATAAACTGTCcagaggaaatcgagtctataagactcgagttactCTGGAAAAACTCAAGTCTCAAAGAATCGAGTTCCATGCGTATGAAaacagaatttaaaaataagatatagtaaaactcgagttttatagaCTCGAGTTTTATCAACAGTAAaacgagttttagagactcgagatctatgtggcattTTGTCCACCTCAGCAAGCGCAAAGCGAGCATAAAGCGAGTTtctgagactcgattttttatgttaatctcgagtttcaaaaactcgagttgttattttcctttatagtttcaaacaatgcctaacttactatattgATGCCATCCACACTGCTAATTTGCACATTCCCCCCATAGGATGATGCATAGAagtaatgtttttattttttatttttgtttgttgtggttgaAAGACACAACAATTGTTTTAAACGGTGTTTTTTCTTCTAACAAATGACATTTGAAACATGTCATTTCAAGGTTTTTAAAACGTTTGGTATGCCACATGTAATAACGGGAGTGAATTGTAGATTAGGCTTCCTCCATTATATATAGTAATAGATatagatttgtttttaaaattgattttatgattggaaaaaaagttagtaataagttaataaaaactAAGATTTTATGTTTAgctaaaaaattaagaaaatcacATAAGAATGATAATAAAGCAATAGAggaaaaattgattgataaaaCATTAAAACTAGAGAAAAGGATGATAAGAAATGGGAAAACATGATATTAACCATTAAACTTTTGTGTCTATTCAAAAAATTGATATccattaaaactttttttttttttggataaagcaGTAGAGGAAAATTCGATAAGAAAAATGTGtctatctaaaaaattgataaagcaGAGAAGACATGTCGATAACAACAATGAAATTTAAAGGAAGAAAATGACAATTCACAAGAATATTAAAagattttacttgtaattttgaAAAGAGATCGAATTTGATAAGGGCAGAgtgtaaaacccatgttttacTCCATGCAATAAAAGATTGTcatattagttttttacttGAAACTTAATACATACGTAATAACATCTTAATAAATTCGCACTTAAGTTGAATCTTCAAAAAGATACGAGAATTAATCAAGTGTAGTTATgcctattttttaatatgtaatatgATGATATGTCATATTAGGATTGGAGTGagtaaaaattgagttttaaatcgcatccttatagaatttcatctattttaaaaaacttttattttgtaaagaaTAATCGGAAACAAAGTTGAGGACTTGGAATTGAAAACTAGGGTTGGAGAAGAACAGCCCATGGGCCTTAGCCATCCAACCTAGACGGGCCGGAGTAAAGTCGGTTAGGCCCAATTAAAGCTGTAGCGCGCTTTGCAAAATAGCAGAACTACCCTCCCCACTTCACCGTATTTTCAAACCCCACCACCTTTCCCACTCGAAAACCCAGAAAATGTCGGGTTCTGCAAAACCGGTTCGGATCTCCGCCCGATTTCCCTGCCTTCTCTTCCTCGCAATTTCGGCCTGGGCTTCCATTGCCTCCGCCACTGAACCTTCTTTGGGTACCATTTCTTCCATTACATGTTCAATTTCGCAATctagggttttattttattgaaatttgttTAGTAATTGAAAGCATTAAATAGtataattagattttctttttctttttccatcatATATGGTTCTGTTTGGTGTCAAAGAAAactgagggaaaaaaaatgtcatttttatcTTTCTAGGGCAAACAATGACAAAATACCATTTTACAGCCAGTTGATTAGTAACAGAGTTTTAGgtaaaattatgtttgatattATTGCTTATTGTTGTAAaatgtttcaatttttatggtgaggaaaattatttattatctttCTCATTATGCAATGGCATTTGATTCAGTTAATTTGATAGAATTAACTGTTccatttcagttttttttttttttttttttgatgcaaATTTGATTCTTAGATACCAAGTTTGGATGGTATGCCCTCTGTTTGGTTTTCAAAAGGTTGGCTCGAGAAATGAAGTTTTAGGGGAGTGAGAGTTGTGTTAGGTACATTTTGAGGTAGAAATTGGTGTGGGTTTTGAATGGGTGGATGGGTAATGGTTTTTTGCTTTTATCTTTTCGGTTTCGCAGTTGTTGGTGAATCTACTAGGCTGCAGCTATCTCATGGCTTGCCAGTAAATACTTCTACTGGTTCAAAGCCTGGCACTTCAGTGGTTTGTGAAAGAGTTCATATACGGGGATTGCCGAGGCTTAAAAATCTTGGAAAAATTTCCCACGTAGTGAAGGTGAATGTGTCGCAAAGAGATCCAAGCATTCGTACATCGAAAACCGAGGTTTGTTTCCATAGGTGAGTCATCATATCATGCGGTTTTCACTCCTGACTTTGCATGACTGATTTGACTGGATGGGAAAAATAGGTTTCTGTAGTATAATTCTGTATTCTTGAGGTTATAATTCCTTTTAGTGTTGCTGTTCCTTTGTTGTAGTTGGCATATGTGTAGCAATTTTGTATTTGTTCAAGATCAAGAATTCTACTACTTGGTCTAATCCATTATTTAAATATGTTGGGAAGTACACATATGGAAGAGCGATTTTGGCTGTATAGCTGTAGTAACAATCTCAAATAACagagattttgaatttggttacatttactcaataattttaattgatatcTTAATTTTAAGAGTATAATGCTGAATTAACTTTTATTAATGAGGTAACCGTCTGTCTCAATTCTCAGCTAAcaattaagtaattttttttaatattcatttttaagtgGTTAGAAATAATACTAGTTGAGTCAAATAATGGTTGAAGCATATGTTACCAatttaaaagtatatttttagtAATTAAGAGTGGAATGTTTACTTTGCAGGAATGTCTCTCTTGGCATTGGGATGTGCCCTCAAGGTCTGTGGGAGAAAGTTGTTAAGGGATCTTGGGTTAGGTCCATGTCACCTTTTGATCACAGGATCTTAGATATACGGACTGCTGGTTCGTCCTTAGAACCCTTTGAGGTGTCCATTGGAGAaggtaattattttttgtttaatctgTGGATACCTTTTTACCTCCCATATCTATGAAACTAGTAACTTGTTCCATTactttgttgtttttttctgcagaattttattTGTATCGCATAATATGTTTAATCCTGGGAATAGTTTTGATGAGCCTGGCATCCCCTCTGAGCAAGTCACTTGTATTTTATTATGGAGGTGCAATGTCAATCGGGGTCATCCTTGTAATATTGATTATCCTTTTTCAGGTAATATAGTTTTCCATTACTATTAATATTATGGATATCATATACAATTTTAAGCTGTGAATGTAATTTGAATTTTCTGTTAAGATTTATTGGACTTGCCAATTAAGTATTTAGTCCATGTTAACTAATCAGTTATATTTTCCAAGAAACTTGTTGCTCAACTAGTTGGCAAATCCTGGAGTTTCCAAAAGAGACATTTAAAAGGTTCAAAACCCCCTcccttaattattgaattatcaacaaacaaaaaaaaaaaaaaaaatcagttttaccTAACTTGATAAAATGGTCAGTGGTAACTAAGATGTCCTTGTTTTCgttgttgttattttatttgtgcACAAAATCTGGAGGTGTGAGGATGATGTTTTGGCCCTTATTAGCCTTCTTCTCCAGTGTTTCACTTACGATTTTGTTTGTGGTGGTGTCTAtttgatattctttttttttttctttttaatttttataaatagtgGTGTCTATTTGATATGCATTTgcaaaatgctttttttttttttagggttcaaatttgtaattttagtaGCAGTGTCTTCAAGTACCAATATCTCTTTATTTTAATATCCATTCTGATGTCTTTCCTCCTACTTCTCCTTTTTattcttcctctttcctttGGTTAAAATTGGTTGTCCCAGCTTTGCTTCCATATTGTTACTTGTTTAAGGTTTCCTAATTGTTCAAAAGAATTTACTGGATCCCACATtcagtttgaagtttgaaactCACATATGCTTTGCATTCAGTTTGATATTTGACATCTCCTTAAAGTTTGATTTAATGTGTATTTCTGATTTTATCTTGTGCATTTCTTTTCAGCTCAAATTGGATTTATCAGTTTTGTTGTTGTCATTTATGTCAGCTTGTTGGAGGGATTGAGGCTTTGAATGATTTTTGTGTCTCTAACTTCAGCCTGGAGAAATTATTTTGGTTGCTTTGTCATCTGTCTCTCATATTGTAATATGTTAGTATTGTTCTTGTTATTGACAGGGAATGAAGCTTCTCCCAACTGGTCGAAGGAACTCTCTTGCAATTTTTATGTACTCATCTGTTGTGGGTATCAACCTTGAATCAACTCACTTTTTCCCTCCTCAATTTTATCAAAGAGATTATGTGaatacaatgatttttttttctcaggtTGGTTTGGGATCTTTTCTTCTCCGTTACTTACCTGGATTGTTGCGTACGATTCTTACGGAGATAGGAATCAGTGAAGACATGTATAATCCTGTATGTAAGTTATATTAAATTATTCTGATAACTGTCTTGTAAatccattataaaaaaaaggtttaattaccattttggtccctaacgTTTGCCTTTTGTGTCAAAATAGTCCCTAGCATTTCAAATGTGTCAGTTTAGTCTCTAACCTTTTGGTCTTGTGTCAAAATAGTTCCTGCCGTTAATTGGTAAATGGAAAAAGCTGATGTGGCTAATGAgcatattaaaatattaattttttccatGTGGTCTGCCACATGTCCTTATCCGGCTTCCTTGGTCCTTCTTTTGATGAGCTAGTAGTAGTATTTAGGAACCTACCTCTTTATCGACCTTgtctacttttttattttatattttttatagtatATTTACTGAAGTGTTTCGCCATTTTACTTTGATGCATAAAGTTCTGGGTTGGCTTTATTGCCATGGCTTTGGTTTCTGTGGTAAAGAGGCGGGTGGGAATGCAATAAATCTTatatatcaaaaaagaaaatagtctAGGTTAAAGCACAGGCACAATCATACAAGTCATCTACATTATACAGTTGCAGTTGAGAGCTTGGCAAAACCTATTTTAGGGTTTATTTTTGTTAGCATCATTGTAAGTGATTTAGATAATTCTACATTTGGAATATGCTGATTAACTGCTAGCACTTTACCACTCTTACTCCCCCTAGGAAAAGGGTAAAATTATCTATTTCCCTGTTCAAACTAGAGTGTCTCCTTGAAGTTGTTTCATGGAAATTCCCTAATGTCTACAAGATTTTGCAGTGTACAGTTGTATAATAAAATGTATTCGTCTCTTTTCTTAGTTTTTGATTGGCTGTCCTTCCAATCTATTAACCTTtacataattaaaaagaaaagttttcttTGGATGTGTATGTAATATTGGTTGCCTAAATTGAAACTCAAATTCTTAATTCACTTGGAACCATAGAAGTACACCACAATTCTTTGCGTTGATCATTTGGTATCGTTGTTTCTGTTATTGTATCCAGGATTCCTCGTGTCTTAGAAGTTTCATTTCTGTTGTGCACTAGGATTTTGTGTTAAAGCAGGCAGTTGCTGCTATATTGAATGCTTCATTCAAATTAgaaaggacaaagtttggctttGTAGCCAATAGCTACTactcccactaaaaaaaattaatatgacaacatcttttgaaaatctaaccgttagattatatgttatttatgtttttaacacgCATGTTAAATTTCGTGCtaattgaatgttatttactatttgattcataaaccttttttatgcaaaattttagactacaaaaaatcgaaatttaaatatttggttgatgacataattattgatctttgatcttctgtaaa
It encodes:
- the LOC142623310 gene encoding uncharacterized protein LOC142623310 isoform X2, coding for MSGSAKPVRISARFPCLLFLAISAWASIASATEPSLVVGESTRLQLSHGLPVNTSTGSKPGTSVVCERVHIRGLPRLKNLGKISHVVKVNVSQRDPSIRTSKTEVCFHRNVSLGIGMCPQGLWEKVVKGSWVRSMSPFDHRILDIRTAGSSLEPFEVSIGEEFYLYRIICLILGIVLMSLASPLSKSLVFYYGGAMSIGVILVILIILFQGMKLLPTGRRNSLAIFMYSSVVGLGSFLLRYLPGLLRTILTEIGISEDMYNPLAVFLLAFLVLTGAWMGFWAVRKLVLAEDGSIDISTSHFVAWSIRILAAVMILQSSADPLLAAEALISGIMISSSLRRIFRFIRRLYKNSVKSPKKNRRRSQVPDFSAFEDSHDKYTYKVQSDEDPIFLAPRTKNFTLASCKSAERGFSRTSPFQQSDLELYPSTFHTTPEKKIFSKAEWKNFTRHSTEKAMEELVSSPDFSKWLIGNAERITVNPNTSGADKRRIEQVGID
- the LOC142623310 gene encoding uncharacterized protein LOC142623310 isoform X1, whose protein sequence is MSGSAKPVRISARFPCLLFLAISAWASIASATEPSLVVGESTRLQLSHGLPVNTSTGSKPGTSVVCERVHIRGLPRLKNLGKISHVVKVNVSQRDPSIRTSKTEVCFHRNVSLGIGMCPQGLWEKVVKGSWVRSMSPFDHRILDIRTAGSSLEPFEVSIGEEFYLYRIICLILGIVLMSLASPLSKSLVFYYGGAMSIGVILVILIILFQGMKLLPTGRRNSLAIFMYSSVVGLGSFLLRYLPGLLRTILTEIGISEDMYNPLAVFLLAFLVLTGAWMGFWAVRKLVLAEDGSIDISTSHFVAWSIRILAAVMILQSSADPLLAAEALISGIMISSSLRRIFRFIRRLYKYDFTILELNDYLPSSGIQDLLPFHPLRNSVKSPKKNRRRSQVPDFSAFEDSHDKYTYKVQSDEDPIFLAPRTKNFTLASCKSAERGFSRTSPFQQSDLELYPSTFHTTPEKKIFSKAEWKNFTRHSTEKAMEELVSSPDFSKWLIGNAERITVNPNTSGADKRRIEQVGID